Genomic DNA from Mycobacteroides chelonae CCUG 47445:
GGTGTCGCCCAGTTCCCCGAAATTGTTTTGGGTGCGATCACGTAGATAAGTCATGTGGTTGTCGGGGTCGAAGTTGCGGTCCTGCACGATCAACGGAACGTCGTCGACCCCGTACTGGGTGGGCAACCCGAGGGCGTCGCTGTTGTCGTCATCGATGAGGAACATGCCAGCCAAGCCTGAGTAGACCTGCTGCGCGGTGGCACCCAGGGTGTGGGGGTGATACCACAGGGTGGCTGCGGAGTTCTGGATCGTCCAGTGCGGTGACCAGGTAGCCCCGGGTGCGATGGGCTGGTGGGGGCCGCCGTCCATGACGGCGGGTACATGCATGCCGTGCCAGTGCACGGTTGTGGTCGCATCGAGCTGATTGGTGACCTGTACACGGACCCGGTCTCCGGTGCCGGCACGGATAGTCGGGCCCAGGTAGCTGCCGTTATAGCCGGCGGTATCCGAGTGGGCGTCGGGCAGCAGTTCGGTGCGGCCGCTGGCTGCGGTGAGTGTGAAAACTTTCTCCCCGTTGATGATCACGGGTTCGGCCAGCGGCGGGATCACCAGAGGGCGTTGGGCGGTAGTGCCGGCGTTGACATGCTCGACGCCGCGCACATACGGGTAGAGGAATGAGGCGGCCAGAGCCAGCATGGCCACAACCAGCGGCGCTCCCAGGACGATCGCGGCGATACGCCAGCGCTTGGCCCGTGATCGTTGCTTCATGCCGCGGCGATCATCGCGGGACGGCGAGCGTGGTGCCATCACGAGTGCATGCCGGGGCCGGTGGCGCTGGATCCGGGTTGTTGTCCGGGGGCTAGAGTGCGGAATTGGCCCATCATGCCTTGGTCTTCGTGAAACAGCATGTGGCAGTGGTACATGTACGGGTTGACCGGGTCGGTGTAGCCGGAGAATCGTGCCGCTAGCCGCACCGTGGTCTGCGGGTAGATGAACACGGTGTCCTTCCACCCTGCCAACTCTGGTGGCGGCGGTGCCCCGGCGATCTGAAGGATGCGGAACTGGGTGTCATGGATGTGAAAGTTGTGCGGCCAGACCCGGTCTCCTCCGGCGACTTCCCAGATTTCGTGGGCGCCGTCAGTGATGTCGAAGTCAATGCGGGCCATGTCCATGAGCTGGTCGTTGATCTTGAAGATGTTTTTGCCGGCGGCATTGGTGCCGCGCTGCAGATGAAAGCGCCGTACCAGCGCCCCAGCGGGCGGTGCGGCAGGCGGTAGAGGAGCCAGGGTGTCCGGCACCGCAGGGCTGTGGCGCAGGTTCTGTGCGGGGCGCAGCGCCAGGATGTCGAAGGACTCGGCCAGGCCGAACCGCCCGCGCCAGGTTTCATCGGGCCACCGGGTCATCGGGTAGCCGCGCAACATCACCGGCTTGCCCGGGGACATCTCGACGATGATCTCGGCGCGTTCAGCGGGGCTGAGCTGGATCCGTTGCAGGGGCACGGGTTTTTCGAGTAGACCCCCGTCGCTGGCGATCAGGGTGAAGGTGCGGTTGTCGCTGAAACCGAGGGTGTAGATCCGTCCGACCGAGGCGTTCAGGATTCGCAGCCGAACCCGGCCGGTGCTCACCTGCAGGTAGGCGCCGGTGATGCCGTTGGTGGCGGTGGTGTTACCTAGCAGGCCCCGGTCTTCGGGATCGGATTCATCCAACCTTCCGTCCGGATGGAATTTCAAGTCCTGCAAAATCAGCGGGATATCATCCACGCCATAGGTTTTCGGCAACCCCTCCGGGGAGGTGTCGTCGTCGATGAGGAACATGCCTGCCAGGCCGCGATAGACGTGTTTGAGGGTGGCCCCGTGCGGGTGCGGGTGATACCACAGTGAGGCTGCAGGTTGGTTGATGCGCCAGCTGGGCTCCCAACGGGTGCCGGTGGCGATCGGCTGGTGCGGGCCACCGTCATACCGGGCGGGCAGGTGCATGCCGTGCCAGTGCGTGGTGGTGCTTTCGGGCAGTTGATTGTCCACCGTGATGGCCACGGTTTCGCCGCGGGCCGCGCGCAGCGTCGGCCCCAGTACCGATCCGTTGTATCCCCATGTCGGGGTGCGGGTTCCGGCCACGATCTCAGTGGTGCCGGGTGCGGCCTGTAGCGTGAATCGGCGCACTCCGTCGATGACCTGGGAGGGCGCCAGCTGCGGGATCGGCAACGGCCGATCGAAGCCCATCGGACCCCCTGATGGTGCCGGAGAATCAGGTGATCCGTTGCCGCATGCACTCGCCGCCAGGGGTACCGCGGCAAGGGCTGCCAGGAATCGGCGCCGGTTAATCGCAGAGGAATCGGGGACGAACACCATCACCGCAGCGATGCTACCCAAAGATATCGGTTTACGATATCGCTACCCGATACACCGAAGCAGTGGTGATGAACGAATCGCGATGAGGGAGGCGTTAATGGACGAGCACGGCAAGATGCCTTGCGGCACGGTGTGGGAGGTGGCGGGGGTTTTCTTGCGCCTGGGCATCATCGGGTTCGGTGGTCCGGCGGCGCATATCGCGCTGATGCGCCAGGAGCTGGTGCGCCGGCGAGGTTGGGTTAGCGATGAACGGTTCGTGGACCTGATGGGCGCCACCAACTTGATCCCCGGCCCGAACTCGACTGAGCTGGCCATCCACTTGGGTTTTGAGCGGGCGCGCTGGCGGGGCCTGGTCACCGCCGGGGTGTGTTTTATCGTGCCGGCGGCGCTGATGGTGACTGCGCTGGCCTGGGCGTATGTGCGCTACGGCCAAACGCCGGCTGTCGAAGGGCTGCTGTACGGGGTGGTGCCGGTGGTCATCGGCATCATCGCCCACGCCTTGTTCGCGCTGCTGCGCACCGTCATCAAAGGTATCGGCCTGGCGCTGCTGGCCGCCGCCGCCCTGGCCGCCTACCTGGCGGGAGTCAACGAGCTCGTCATTCTGGCCGCCGGGGCGAGCCTGGCCGTTGCGGCACATCTGGCCAAACGGGCGCGCGGGCAGATACACAGCTTCGTGGCCGCACCCCTTGTCGCCGTGGGCCATCCACTGTTTGTCGACCCCACCGGCGGTCAGCTGACCCAGTTGTTCACCACGATGCTCAAAATCGGGGCCGTCCTCTACGGCAGCGGTTACGTGCTGCTGGCCTTCCTGCGCGGCGATTTCGTCGAACGACTCGGCTGGATCACAGGCCAACAACTCCTCGACGCGGTCTCCATCGGACAAGTAACCCCCGGCCCGGTGTTCACCACCGCCACCTTCATCGGCTATCTCATCGCCGGACCGCTCGGCGCCCTGGTGGCCACCATCGCGATCTTCCTACCCTCCTTCGTGTTCGTCGGCCTGCTCACCCGCCTCACCGACAAACTACGGTCGCTGCCCTGGACTTCGGCGCTGCTCGACGGCCTCAACACCACCGCACTGGCCCTCATGGCCGGAGTCACCTGGCAACTGGGCCGCGCAGCCATCATCGACCCACTCACCGCCGCACTGGCGGTGGCCACCGCAGTCGCGGTCTGGAAAACCAAACTCAATACCGCCTGGTACATCGCTGCCGGAGCCGCCATCGGCCTGGCCCACGCGGCACTGACCTGACAAAGACCCCGGCCGCAGCCACATTCGCGGTCGACAGCGCCCTACATCGGCGGTTAGCCTCACTGATAACGGAACCCGATATCAGCACTGGGAAAGATTCGAGGTCACCCATGTCCGCACCGTCATCGGCCACTTGGTTGCGCCTGGGGCAAACCAGCGCACCGGCAGCAACGATCCTGATCCGCTTCTATGTCGGGCTCATCTTCTTGTGCGAGGGAATCCTGAAATTCCTACGCCCCGAAACCCTCGGCACCGGCCGCTTCGACAAAGCCGGAATCCCAGCCCCTGCCTTCTTGGCGAACCTGGACGGAACACTCGAAACTGTCTGCGGCATCCTGCTACTGGCCGGCTTAGCCACCCGCGTGGCCGCGGTGCCGATGATCATCAACATGGCCGGGGCGCTGCTGATCACCAAAGCTCCCATCCTGTGGGCTGATGCAGCCCTGTTCCCCAAAGCCTCCGGATGGTGGGACTTCATCCACGAATCCCGCACCGACCTGGCACAACTCTGCGGCGCCACCTTCCTGCTCCTGGCCGGCGCAGGCGCCTACTCGCTGGATGCAGCCATCAACCGCCGGGCAGCGGCCACGAACCCATAGCGAAAGCCACTCAAGATCAAGGTTTTTGCTGATCCAGCATCTCCCGGGCCAGCTCGTCTAGCGCCCGCAAGTCCTCCTTGAGTGCGGCCTTACCCGCACGTGTTGCCCGATACAGCCGCCGGGCACGCCCCTCAACGACCAACTGCCGCGATGTCAACAAACCATCGGCCTCCAACCGGTGCAACGTCGGATACAGCGTGCCCGGGCTGATGTCGTAGCCGTGCCGGGCCAGCTCCTCGGTCATCCACGCACCGTGAACCTCCTCCTCGGCAGCGTGATGCAAGATGTGCAGCCGCACCGCACCTCGCTGAAACTCCCGCACCCCAACACCTCCAAGAACAGTCACCAAACCGATATCGGTAACCGATTCTATCCTCTTTCATTACGTACCGAACAACCGTTTCGTGAAGCAGGGTGTGTGCGATGCCCTCGGTGCCACGCACTGTGCGCCCGGATTTCGGCGATGTCTTCGGCGCTTATCTGCGCCAGTTCAAACCTGTTGCGACGGTTGGACAAGGTGAACGCACATCGTTCCAGGGTGCACGTGCCGCCCAGTACCTGCATGCTCCGGGGCGCGCCAAGGCCATCAAGAATGTCTTGGCCGCAATGAAGTCTGGCAAGCTCACGCCAGAGCTGTTGGCATACCAATACTTACAGACGCTCGTGAGAATGTCCGAGCCGAAGCCTCCGGGGCCCTGGATTAGTGCGTAGCACCGTCACTCCGGGTTAGTCGCGAAGACGGTGCCAGATCGTCGCCTTGCTCACCCCGGCCTCGAGTTCAGGGGCGGAAGTCGCCCATGCTGTCGTCGTCGGTTTCCTCGTCGGTGTCGAGCCATGCCAGGTGCTCTGGCTGGAACCAGCGGTTGAGCAGGAGGCGGAAGGGCACCAGCATCGCGATGAATAAGGGGAATAAGATTCCCGCCGGGCTGCTCTTGAGGATCCACAGCACCACCAGACACAGAAGCTGGACCAAGGTGAAAAGGCGGATGACTTTCCAGGGAACATGACGAACGTAGTGGGTGTCCGGGTACAGGTTGGGGTCGGTCAACCATAGTTTCAACCGCGCATAGAATTCCGTCCCGTTGAGGGTGGCAAATCCCATGAATAGGAACAGGCCGAAAAGTACTTCCATCGGAATTTGCTTGATCAGCGGCAACATGAAAACCGAGGCCGCGATCAGGATATGAATGGCCAGTGGGGAGACT
This window encodes:
- a CDS encoding multicopper oxidase family protein; amino-acid sequence: MVFVPDSSAINRRRFLAALAAVPLAASACGNGSPDSPAPSGGPMGFDRPLPIPQLAPSQVIDGVRRFTLQAAPGTTEIVAGTRTPTWGYNGSVLGPTLRAARGETVAITVDNQLPESTTTHWHGMHLPARYDGGPHQPIATGTRWEPSWRINQPAASLWYHPHPHGATLKHVYRGLAGMFLIDDDTSPEGLPKTYGVDDIPLILQDLKFHPDGRLDESDPEDRGLLGNTTATNGITGAYLQVSTGRVRLRILNASVGRIYTLGFSDNRTFTLIASDGGLLEKPVPLQRIQLSPAERAEIIVEMSPGKPVMLRGYPMTRWPDETWRGRFGLAESFDILALRPAQNLRHSPAVPDTLAPLPPAAPPAGALVRRFHLQRGTNAAGKNIFKINDQLMDMARIDFDITDGAHEIWEVAGGDRVWPHNFHIHDTQFRILQIAGAPPPPELAGWKDTVFIYPQTTVRLAARFSGYTDPVNPYMYHCHMLFHEDQGMMGQFRTLAPGQQPGSSATGPGMHS
- the chrA gene encoding chromate efflux transporter translates to MDEHGKMPCGTVWEVAGVFLRLGIIGFGGPAAHIALMRQELVRRRGWVSDERFVDLMGATNLIPGPNSTELAIHLGFERARWRGLVTAGVCFIVPAALMVTALAWAYVRYGQTPAVEGLLYGVVPVVIGIIAHALFALLRTVIKGIGLALLAAAALAAYLAGVNELVILAAGASLAVAAHLAKRARGQIHSFVAAPLVAVGHPLFVDPTGGQLTQLFTTMLKIGAVLYGSGYVLLAFLRGDFVERLGWITGQQLLDAVSIGQVTPGPVFTTATFIGYLIAGPLGALVATIAIFLPSFVFVGLLTRLTDKLRSLPWTSALLDGLNTTALALMAGVTWQLGRAAIIDPLTAALAVATAVAVWKTKLNTAWYIAAGAAIGLAHAALT
- a CDS encoding DoxX family protein — its product is MSAPSSATWLRLGQTSAPAATILIRFYVGLIFLCEGILKFLRPETLGTGRFDKAGIPAPAFLANLDGTLETVCGILLLAGLATRVAAVPMIINMAGALLITKAPILWADAALFPKASGWWDFIHESRTDLAQLCGATFLLLAGAGAYSLDAAINRRAAATNP
- a CDS encoding PadR family transcriptional regulator; translation: MREFQRGAVRLHILHHAAEEEVHGAWMTEELARHGYDISPGTLYPTLHRLEADGLLTSRQLVVEGRARRLYRATRAGKAALKEDLRALDELAREMLDQQKP